One genomic window of Arcobacter sp. CECT 8986 includes the following:
- a CDS encoding GGDEF domain-containing protein: MKRILKNKTIFFISLISLLTAIFLSFVYCLLVDNYLKIERNQNIKYINTLINSFEENIDSNSKRVNFLLKTDLDFSNQTRVKNSLKSLNFDLLLIENNNKVEQIETKNFETKYKDFIKKDFLEIFPNVTNFNIIKQFNNTLVFVSKREMKDNSFLYIIKQIDNSDLKKFGSNFSSINVQKNHIINRKKDLDFSSKNFKKIDVYTNFNNIKIQNTISFYGNDGNFLFSLKTKNKATLSNEGKNTIYIFIAIVIIFLIILFYITYLYQKIVKEQNNELEDKVEERTFQIKATLTELEKVNLKLYDLAHTDFLTKTMNRRHFFMHANNAYNVAREKDSELCAVMIDIDNFKKLNDTYGHDLGDKVLVTFSKCIKDCIEDDTVFGRLGGEEFSILFKDIPLSEAIKKVDYIRTCIEKIEIVTKTDIIRITASFGVADMKNVSNIDEMLKKADNHLYHAKNSGKNVVRSRLNLI, encoded by the coding sequence GTGAAGAGAATTTTAAAAAATAAAACTATCTTTTTTATTTCCTTAATTAGTCTACTAACGGCTATTTTTCTGTCTTTTGTCTACTGTTTACTTGTAGACAACTATTTAAAAATTGAAAGAAATCAAAATATAAAATATATTAATACTTTAATTAATTCTTTTGAAGAAAATATTGATTCTAATTCAAAAAGAGTCAATTTTCTGTTAAAAACAGATTTAGATTTTTCTAATCAAACTAGAGTTAAAAACTCTTTAAAAAGTCTAAATTTTGATTTACTATTAATTGAAAATAATAATAAAGTGGAACAAATCGAGACTAAGAATTTTGAGACTAAATATAAAGATTTTATAAAAAAAGATTTTTTAGAAATTTTTCCTAATGTTACAAATTTTAACATAATTAAACAGTTTAATAACACTTTAGTATTTGTATCAAAAAGAGAAATGAAAGATAACTCTTTCTTATATATCATTAAACAAATAGATAATAGTGATTTGAAAAAGTTTGGTAGTAACTTTTCATCTATTAATGTGCAAAAAAATCATATTATAAATAGAAAAAAAGATTTAGACTTTAGCTCGAAAAACTTCAAAAAAATAGATGTATATACAAATTTTAATAATATAAAAATACAGAATACTATTAGTTTTTATGGTAATGATGGGAACTTTTTATTCTCTTTAAAAACAAAAAATAAAGCAACACTATCAAATGAAGGAAAAAATACAATCTATATTTTTATAGCAATTGTGATTATATTTTTAATCATTTTATTTTATATAACATACCTATATCAAAAGATAGTAAAAGAGCAAAATAATGAACTTGAAGATAAAGTTGAAGAGAGAACTTTTCAAATAAAAGCAACATTAACAGAACTTGAGAAAGTTAACTTAAAGTTATATGATTTAGCCCATACAGACTTCTTAACTAAAACTATGAATAGAAGACATTTTTTTATGCATGCTAACAATGCTTATAATGTTGCAAGAGAAAAAGATAGTGAACTTTGTGCAGTTATGATTGATATAGATAATTTTAAAAAGTTAAATGATACTTATGGACATGATTTAGGTGATAAAGTTTTGGTAACTTTTAGTAAATGCATTAAAGATTGTATTGAAGATGACACAGTCTTTGGAAGACTTGGAGGAGAAGAGTTCTCTATTTTATTCAAAGACATTCCATTAAGTGAAGCAATTAAAAAAGTTGATTATATAAGAACTTGTATTGAAAAAATAGAAATAGTTACAAAAACTGATATTATAAGAATAACTGCAAGTTTTGGAGTTGCTGATATGAAAAATGTATCAAATATAGATGAGATGCTAAAAAAAGCTGATAATCACTTGTATCATGCTAAAAACTCAGGGAAAAATGTAGTAAGAAGTAGACTTAACTTAATTTAG